The DNA sequence ctccgaTGTCCATGGGTCCTGAGTGTGTTCCCCATGAAGTGCTCTTGTGTTCGtacttctttttgatgttggccttgggaacCTGAGGGTTGCGATAGACTCCTTTGTCTTCCATGGATCGCTCATAGAGTCGGTTGTCGAtgacaatggctttgttgatgtaTTCGTCGAGGGTAAGTGCGTGTCGGTCTTCCTTAATGAGttcgtccttgaccttgggcttCAAGCCTCTGTAAAATTTGTTCTTCAGAGCGGCATCGGCCCAGTTGACCCTGAATGCGTCTCGGCGAAAGAGTGTCGCGTaagtcgaggctgaggcagtCTGCACAAGTCGTTCGAGACGatcctcggctgccttttcctcatcgggttcgccgtacatcttcttgatttcTTCCTCGAACTTGACCAATCCCATACCGAAGAGTTTCTGTGTGAGGGGTTCGCGTTCATCCTCCGCGTACTCGAAGTAGTTCCTGAGGATCCCATCAAACCACTGCTTGGGGTCTCCTCCAAGGAAACTGGCGGCATACAGGAGTTGAGActcggggtcggtgatgcCGTACAGACGAAGGTTGGTCCTGACGTGTGACAACCAGGGCGGGAGTTCCTGTTTACTTCCGGTGAAGACAGGAGGCttgccgaccttggcggctATCTTGGGGGTATTGTCGCGCGTCGTACTTCGGACGGTGGTTTGCAGGCGCTTGAGCTCATCCTTGAGATCCTGGAGATCatttttgctcttgatggccgtctccatgctgagaagtttcttggcgagggcgtcgagtttgtttgcgacatcattgaagtcataatcttcttcgtcggaagCGCCGTTGTCATTGCcagcgggaggggttgtctttTCGACGGCGGGGGCATCTCCAAGAGAGGCGTCATCGTCTCCAGGGAGACGGTCATGTCCAACGGAGGGATTGGGGCAGcggaagccatggcgattGGTGTTCGTTATGTCTGAGCACAACGTTCGATCTTGGTCATGCAAGCAACGTGTcacaacctgcaccgggagtggatacagactgcaaggcagtacgccggaggtgaatatgacaggatgatcgaaggttgtgacaagcgtctcagacatgggttcactgtcaacaacaggttgttctaacaaagagctactgaaagtagattgtagacaaatgaacttgattgcttgctgttacaacctgcaccaggaatggatacagactgcaaggcagtacgccgaaggtgaatatgacaggatgatcgaaggttgtgacaagcgtctcagacacgggttcactgtcaacaacaggttgttctaacaaagagctactgagagtagattgtagacaaatgaacttgaattgcttgcatgaggaatcagattcctcgacacggggagcgcccggcgctcccctatttatttatgtgaagctatctacatatgtttctgaggtatccttgtaccttgctctgtgtgcttgtattgcttgcttttggccgcggccaacagaccatggccaccgctaatagaccatggccaccgctaacagaccatggccaccgctaacagaccatgaactccttgctagtaagactcctttctttctaACTACTATCCCATAAGGACATCGAGTCGATGTCAATTTCGCGCGCCCCGCGCCAAAAAAAACGCTCGGGCCACACACGAGCCGATGTCAATTACTCAATCTCGACCAAAATGACATCGGCTCAAAACCGCATCCAAACACATCCAAACATAAAAAGTTCGGTGTcgaacccccccaaaagtgCCCATGAGAGTGCCGATTTCATCGTTATCGTTGTTTTGGCCCGGAGATGTCGCGTTCGCCGTGTGCACCGAAGGTTAGGGTTAAGTTGGGGTTAACGCACGGACCCGCACCGGATCGGAGTGGCCAAGGTCGGGCGCCAGGGTTCGCCAACGACCAGCATAATCCCCCCCGAATCCCCGATCCAGCAAACCGGGAAGCCGGGGACGGTAGCAGGGTTGGGAAACAGACCAGGGAGTACAATTATGGCGGTGCATGtaaggagagagaaaaaggggtAGAAAAGAAATAAATATCCGTTGATAATGAATGCCAGAGAATTTCCCAATATACACCCAGCAGATAGAAACACGAGATAGTTATCACAACCGTGGGATATTGCAGCAATAAGTCGCATCAATATGCATCCGTTCGATAACGTATTTGTGCCGTTGCCCAGGTATCGCATAGCCATTTGCAGTTCGTGCCACAACGCCGTATTCCCCAGTTCGATCAAGACGCACGTTAATACACACCATTTTTATTTACCAGTACGGCATCGGCAACAGATCATCCAGCGAGCGGTAGAATTGGAAAGACGCGGCATTGTAGGGTCAGATGTAAGCGGAATCCAGTTCCCAAGCCCGGGGGATCCCGCCGTCCCGGGTTTGCCAGTTTGGCCCGATGGAAAGAAGTGCATAGTTCCCGAACCAGACGGCCACCCGTGCGGCCATATCCGGCGGACGTATCGCGGCATACAAGCGCATTGCCGAGACGCACATGGTTGGACCAACGTGCGCGCACGTGGAAGGCCGTCGGCCGGTGTTTCACCAGGCGGCGAAGGGGACGTATGGGTCGACAGCATACATTGCCAACAATTCGGCAAGACGGGCACGTTGCAGCGGTTGTTCGAAGTGACGCCAGCACAAGCATCCACATCGACAATGGAAGGCAGCGTGCATCAAAGCCATCCGGACTCAGCAAAGCAGATAGTAGCCCAGTTTAACGAGTTGGCCAACACCGTCAAAGACAACGACCAAaaagcggcggcggtgatcgGCGAGCAGTCGAGGTTTTCCGCCAACATGTGGGTTCGCCGGACCGGTTGGCCCCGGCATTTACAAGGATTCGACCGCGAGTGGTTGGCCGGCACCGCACAGCCACGAGACCCGGAAAaacgggaggagaggaatcGAAGGAATACAGAAGACAAAGGTAAGGACAAAGGTAAGGACGAAGGAGCGGCAACCGAGAAGGCGTTAGCCCGTGTTTTATTGGCGGTAGAACGGGTTATATGGCGGGCCCAGCGTGCATCCCGGGTCGAGATAGTTGGGTCGACGGCCATCAATTATATCAGCAGGCgtgaggcgggtggtgattCGAACGAAAAGCCGTTTCACGCAGAGCAAAAGGGCCAGACGATGGAACGGTACACCGAATCGTGGAAGGCGGTAGTGGCATACGTGTGGCGGACGTCCCATTTGAAACCGGCAGACGCAGCCGAGGCAGCAAAAACGACGGGGTCacggggagatggggaaacAGACGCCGAGTCGGAGGATGAATGGGACGACGATTCGAAAAATGGTTGGAACACCCAAGCCAGGCACAGAGAGGGGAGCACCCAGAACCAGCGGCCGGCATACCATTTCACCGCATACCAGGCCAAGGTGTGGAAGCAGTTGCAAGAAGTTGCGTACGCATGTGTGGTGGCGGAGAACCCGGCGGAGGACCCGGACCCGTATAATAGCCAAGACACAAATGGGGATCGGTGTTGGGAAGACCCGGTATCGAGTCCGGGGATAAGTGATGAAGAGACGGGAGAGGAATTGAGCGAGCAGAGAGGCCCGCGGCGGAGCCCCGATATATGTAGCCACGATCGACCCCAAGGTCAGGATATGCGAGCGTTGGAGCGAGACGTTTTGGAATTTTTCATCGCGTTATTGGACCATAACATCGGCGACAACGAGTATCAGAACGCATTATACAGCGGGTTGGCCGTATTAGGGATCCAGGTCGGGcacgggtggaggagcgcATTGGTTTACACGCCCCGGTTGTCCGCCATTGTAACGGTGGCCCGGATGTTGGTATTATACAAGGCCAAACAGGAGCGGGACGACGAGGTCGAGCAGCGTCGAGCCGGAGgcgaaacgcagcaggaggCGCAGCAGAACGCAAGGAGTCATTTCGACCGGGTCCGAGAAATGGTCCAGCGGTTCATGACCATCGTGGCGTTCGACGGGCAGCCGTCGCCAATGGATTCGATATTGCGGTTACGAGCGTACGGCAAGGCGATCCgggccaacaccaacgcaGACGGCGTAGTCGATTGGCACGGCGACGAGTTGTTGTACGGGCACGTGCAGTTCAGCATGGCGTCGTTGCGGATGATGGTACACGGGTTATTGCATTCGACACGGGCGCAGTTGCGGCAGGAGGTATTGTTATTAGAGACCGACAGCGAGGGCGAGACCGCCGAGGGCGAGACCGCCGGGGGTATGCCGCAGATCCAGTGGGATCGATTGGTCGATAACGCGGCCGAGACCCGGGCAGGGTGGAGTTTTGTAGATGACCGGCGGAACCACGACGCATGGAACGGCGTGGACGGGAAGATGTGGTTAGCCGGCCGCGTGGCAGCCGAGGAGCGGTTACGGGACCAGTTTATCGAGGCCGGCAGCGAGACGAGCGGAGGCACAGGGATGCGGTGGAAGATGGACCGAGTCCGCCAGTACGCAGAGTCCATGAAATCGTTCCGGTCCAAGTTGTTGGTGTTAATGCATATGAGCGGGGGCCAGCCGGCGAGAGGGACCGAGTTGGTCACGGTCCAGTATAAGAACGGCGTGGACGGGGATATCCGGGGGGTTGTTTATCGACGACGGATCGGTCGTGTTTGTCACCATGTACAGCAAGACCATGGGGATGAGTGCAAAGGCCAAGGTGATCCACCGGTATTTGCCacgggaggtgggggagttggccGTATATTATGTATGGTTGGCGGTCCCATTTtggcggatggtggttgcGGGCGCCAGCCATGGCAAGGCGGATTGGGGCAGTCCGTACATATGGGAGCCGCGGAAAGAGGCGGCGTGGGCATTTCcgggcggggaggaagaagaacagggGCAGGAGCACGACCACGGGGAAGGCCGGAGGCGAAAGCGGAGAGGGTATGGTTCGTCACGATCCGGAAGAGAAGCGAAGAGACGTCGGGTTCGAGGGCCGTCCGCGGCAGGGGCAGTTATGGCGACCATAATCGACGAGGTGGACGAAgcggaagaaggagagggcggtaCAGACGGGTATAGAGGCAACCGAAGCACCGAAGAAGACCGGCCACCACAGGAGATGTGGGAGCCGGAGACGTGGGACACCGGACGAGTAGGGCGGGCCATTGCCGGGGTGTCGTTGAAACACATGGGGGAAAAGTTGGGCATCATGGTGTGGAGGCACGCGGTCAAGGCGATATACCGTCGGTACATCAGGACAGGTCCATCATCGACATTATTGACAATGCCGATACGATCGACGGCGGAGGCGAGCGGATGACCACAACAACGCAGTGGGAGACGCGTTCCACGGCCAAAGCGGGCACGGGGCAGGGATAGGAGAAGGGATATACGGGCGGTCGGTAGGCGAATCGTTATACAGTACCGAGGCCAGACGGTTGGGATTCCGGCGAGTCAGCCGCGAGTGGCATGCGTTTTTAATGTTCGATTCGGTATTGCAGGAGGCCGGCCGGAAAAAGCCGTCACGGTTGCAAGACGTGGAGAGGCAGGCGACCGTGGAAGAGGCGAGACGGTGGCAGTTAATGCGGCAAATTAACATCCAGGACCAGTTACAACAGGTATTGGGCCCAGGAGCCGCATTCCGGGGCGTGCAGGAGCCGGCGTTGCAAGCCATCATGAGGCAGGAGAGTCCCGTGGTTGTAGTTATGGGGACGGGTGGCGGCAAGAGCATGTTGTTTATGTTGCCGGCACGGTGTTCGAGCGGgttgacggtggtggtagtgcCGTTGGTATCGTTGCGAAGCGACATCAAACGCCGTTGTGATGAGTTGGGTATCGAGTGCGTCGAGTGGAACAGCCGGCGGCCGCATGAGTGGGcatcggtggtgttggtgacacCGGAATCGGCAGTAGGGGAGAGTTTCGGACATTTTATAAGCCGGCAGCGGGCGATGGGACGGTTGGACCGCATTGTAATGGATGAGTGCCACGTGGTATTGGATTCAGGGGCGGGCGGTGGTTGGCGTTCACGGGTGTTGGGGTTAAGGCGGTTGGTAAAGGCAGAGACGCAGTTGGTGTATTTGACGGCGACGTTGCGGCCGGCCGATGAAGCCGAGTTTGGACGGTTGGTGGGGTTGCCGGCAGAGGGCGTGCGGTGGTTTCGGGGCACAACAACACGGCGGAACGTGCAGTACCAGATTCGGCGGTACAGGACGCCAgacgaggcggaggaagaCGTGTTGGTGGCATTGgtagaggagaagaagcagcagtaCGGAAAACAGGGGCAGATTATCGTGTATTGCGATACGGTAAAGAAGGCGGTCCAGTACGCGAAAAAGTTGGACGCATTGTGTTACCACCGCGGTGTGGGCAaccaggaggaagaagaaggcgattgTACAGCAATTCACGGAAGGACGGCACCAGGTTGTTACGGCCACCAACgcgttgggtttgggagtcGACGCCCCAACAATCCGGGTGGTGATTCATGTCGGTACGGTCCGGCGGTTGCGGGATTATGCACAAGAGAGCGGGCGGGCAGGGCGAGACGGCGGGAAGAGCGAGGCAATTATATTGAAGCCGGTGCGGGACCAAGCACGCGGTCAGGGCCGGAGCCGGGGCCgaggccggggccggggTTGGGATCAGGGCAGCATAGCGCAGGAGACGGCCGAGCAGGCAGAAGCACGGGGGATAGAGAGGGAGATGTGGGAGTTTATGGAGACGAAGGGGTGcgtgagggtggtgttggaccGCGAAATGGATGGCAGGGCGGACCGGGAGGGTTgcgaagatggggaggagaaatgTTCCCGGTGCGCAGCGGCAGGCGAAGAGCGAGGACGGGAGGAGCGGTTGGTAGAgttgttggaagaggaagagagggcaGAGCAGGAGTCGATTACACAGGTAGCCGCAGGCGATGTAGGGGTAGATATGGAAGTAGAGATATACCGGGCAAGATCACAGCGGCGGAGGCATGGTTGGGACGAAAGAATACGGCAGTCGGAAGAGGCATTGGAGGTGGAGCGATTCCGGGCCATGTTGGAGCAGTGGGCAATAGGGTGTACGTGGTGCAGAGCCattggggaagaagagggcgtTTGTAAAGGCCTAACCGAGAGGCTCGTGGTAGTTTGGGCCAAAATACCAATTCTCTTGGACCGCGCGCGGACGAAtgtgttacgtcccaagcgtaatacccctatacaggaaccactgggtggtacccgaggtgctgggcacctcagccaatcattgggccagggatggaaagacccacaagcccccgtgcaaccaatcaggagttgctcagtctgatcagtggccaagaccactgagcacactgagcaaggtacaaagatacttcagaaatatatgtagacagcttgacataaataggggggagcgccgggcgctccccgtatcgaggaatctgattcctcatgcaagcaattcaagttcatttgtctacaatctactttcagtagctctttgttagaacaacctgttgttgacagtgaacccgtgtctgagacgcttgtcacaaccttcgatcatcctgtcatattcaccttcggcgtactgccttgcagtctgtatccattcctggtgcaggttgtaacacgagggttgccgaggtccatgccaggctcagcctgttacaaagaagaagaagaagaagaagaagaagaagaagatgacggcggcgataATCACAATTCAAAGTACGGTGCCGCAGCAGCCGACGCCGGTACcgacctccaacccc is a window from the Podospora pseudocomata strain CBS 415.72m chromosome 6, whole genome shotgun sequence genome containing:
- a CDS encoding hypothetical protein (COG:A; EggNog:ENOG503NZ6M); translated protein: MHPFDNVFVPLPRYRIAICSSCHNAVFPSSIKTHVNTHHFYLPVRHRQQIIQRAVELERRGIVGSDVSGIQFPSPGDPAVPGLPVWPDGKKCIVPEPDGHPCGHIRRTYRGIQAHCRDAHGWTNVRARGRPSAGVSPGGEGDVWVDSIHCQQFGKTGTLQRLFEVTPAQASTSTMEGSVHQSHPDSAKQIVAQFNELANTVKDNDQKAAAVIGEQSRFSANMWVRRTGWPRHLQGFDREWLAGTAQPRDPEKREERNRRNTEDKGKDKGKDEGAATEKALARVLLAVERVIWRAQRASRVEIVGSTAINYISRREAGGDSNEKPFHAEQKGQTMERYTESWKAVVAYVWRTSHLKPADAAEAAKTTGSRGDGETDAESEDEWDDDSKNGWNTQARHREGSTQNQRPAYHFTAYQAKVWKQLQEVAYACVVAENPAEDPDPYNSQDTNGDRCWEDPVSSPGISDEETGEELSEQRGPRRSPDICSHDRPQGQDMRALERDVLEFFIALLDHNIGDNEYQNALYSGLAVLGIQVGHGWRSALVYTPRLSAIVTVARMLVLYKAKQERDDEVEQRRAGGETQQEAQQNARSHFDRVREMVQRFMTIVAFDGQPSPMDSILRLRAYGKAIRANTNADGVVDWHGDELLYGHVQFSMASLRMMVHGLLHSTRAQLRQEVLLLETDSEGETAEGETAGGMPQIQWDRLVDNAAETRAGWSFVDDRRNHDAWNGVDGKMWLAGRVAAEERLRDQFIEAGSETSGGTGMRWKMDRVRQYAESMKSFRSKLLVLMHMSGGQPARGTELVTVQYKNGVDGDIRGVVYRRRIGRVCHHVQQDHGDECKGQGDPPVFATGGGGVGRILCMVGGPILADGGCGRQPWQGGLGQSVHMGAAERGGVGISGRGGRRTGAGARPRGRPEAKAERVWFVTIRKRSEETSGSRAVRGRGSYGDHNRRGGRSGRRRGRYRRV